The Candidatus Hydrogenedentota bacterium genomic interval GTCAATACGGTGGGTAGTACATTCCTGTGTGGAACCGTACCATGCCCCCTTCGGCACTACCCAACGCCCGAATGGAGGGAGGGTTATACTAATTGGCATGAAAATTTAGGCGGAAGCAGTATTGGTATTACTGTCGATCCGTTCCTTATGTTTATCATGTTCATACACGATAATAGGATCGTCATTTTCTAGGATCATGCCCGGAGTGATTATGACTTCGCGCACGTCAGAGCGGCTTGGAATATCAAACATCAATCCCAGCATCGCTTCCTCAAGAATGGCGCGCAGTCCCCTTGCGCCTGTATCCAGAGAAATAGCTTTTTCCGCAATAGCTGCGATAGTTTCGTTTTGGAATTCCAATTTGACTTTTTCCATCTGGAAAAGCTTTTGATATTGACGTGTCAATGCA includes:
- the clpX gene encoding ATP-dependent Clp protease ATP-binding subunit ClpX (binds and unfolds substrates as part of the ClpXP protease) yields the protein LAQVRPEDLIKFGMIPEFSGRLPVTATLHDLSNEDLQRILVEPKNALTRQYQKLFQMEKVKLEFQNETIAAIAEKAISLDTGARGLRAILEEAMLGLMFDIPSRSDVREVIITPGMILENDDPIIVYEHDKHKERIDSNTNTASA